Genomic DNA from Filimonas effusa:
AGCACAGCGCTCTTTGCACAACACCGTAAAATAGAATTCCAGTCACTGACACTGGCACAGGCCTGCATCAAAGCAGCACAGGAAAACAAACTCATCTTCATCGATTGTTATACAAGCTGGTGTATTCCCTGTAAACATATGGAGGCCAATGTATTTACAGTAGACAGCGTAGCAGACTACTTCAACAGCCAGTTCATCAACCTCAAGATGGATATGGATAAAGGTGAAGCTGTAGCACTGGGCAAAAAATACCAGGTGGGCGCTTATCCCTCTTACCTACTGGTGAATAAAGACAGTGTGCTGGTATCAAAGTTTGTAGGTGGCATGTCTGCCGCAGAATTCATCAGTAAAACAAAAGCCGGCACCAACCCCAACAATGCAGTAGCAGTAATGAATGCGCGCTATGATGCCGGAGAGCGCTCATCGGAATTCCTGAGAGATTACATCTGCCAGAAGATATGGTTGATGGAAATAGCACCTGCTCAAAAGCTCAACAAAGATCTCATGCAGCAACTGAGTAGGGCCGACAAAGCCAAACCCGAAAACTGGGTACTCTTTGGAGACAACCGCTATTCACTCTATCTCTCCGACGCGGGCAGCGAAAACTTCAACTACCTGGCAGAACACTGGCGCGACTTTTCTGCTATTCCCCGCGATACGCTTAACAGTAAGCTATCCTCTATTTACCGCAAAATTGCAGGGGTATTCGTAGCGGGCCGGTACAATGCCAAAACCAATAGCGAGAAATACCGGCCGACGGATATACCTACGTATAAAAAACAAATAGAAGGTACAGAACTGCCCGATAAAAAAGACCTCCTGCTACTGATGGATATTTCCCAGGCAGCCGTTGACAAAAACACAGAAAAAGTCACCAGGTTGTTAGCAGAGAATGTTGACACTCTCTCTGAGAAAAACAAATCTATCGTTTTCGACTATATCGCTATGTGCCTGTCTATTCCCCACTACAAATACGATGGGTTCGGCGTTATTGCCGATAGGATAGTAAAAACCTCTACCAATCCATTCCTGGTAAACATCTGTAAAGAATATAAACAAAGAGAAATCGATCTACATGCGAAATAGATGGCTAATAGCAGGGCTTACCTTGATCACCTGTTATGCAACAGCACAAAAGCCTGCCTTCGACGAAGCAGAGAAATACGATGCACTGCAACTGCAGAAGCTTACGGGCTCTCTGACGCCTGTACCATTTTTTTCGGCAGATGGCAAAAGCTTCACCTTTACCGTAGAAGCCCCTGTTTCCAAAGCACGCCAGGTATACAGGGTTACACCATCAGCCAAAACCAAAGAACCGGCAAAGGATACACCGTCGTCACTCCCGAAAACATTTAAGTTTTATGGAACAGACACCTCGCCCGACAGGCAATGGCAGCTATATGCACAGGATCATAATCTCTACCTGAAACACGAAGCGGATTCTACAGGCAAAGCGCTTACCAGCAACGGTTCCCTTTTCAACTCCTACTCTTCCGTAGCAGAAACCAATATGAACGGGCATACGCCTACCAATGCCTGCTGGAGCAAGGATTCGCGATACTTCTGTCTTATCCGTAAAGACAACCGCCGCGTACCCACCATGAGTGTAATCAGCTCCACTTCATTCGGACGTCCGTATCTGAACACCTACAAATATGAAATGCCCGGCGATAGTATCGTTGCGCAATATGAACTGTATATCGGGTCTATAGATGCGGACACGCTGAGAAAGATTAACATTGCAAAATGGCCGGACCAGGAAGTACAGATAACAGGTTCCAAACTACCAGAAAAGGAAATCTATATTATCCGCCGGAAACGTACCCGCGATGAAATGGAGCTATGCGCTGTCAATCTCGAAACAGGTGTTCTCCGCGTAGTGATACATGAAACCAGTAAGCCATTCATCAATGAAGATATGTTTCATGAGTATATCGTGAATGAAGGGAAAGACATCATATGGTGGAGCGACCGTTCAGGCTGGGGCCATTATTACCATTACAACAGCGAAGGCAAACTCCTGAATGCCATAACAACCGGAGACTGGACAGCAGGTAAACTTGCGGGTATAGATACACTTAAAAAATGCATCTACGTTTATGGCTACGGGAGGGAAAAAGGCGTCAACCCTTATTACGCCTACCTGTATAAAGTAAACTTCGATGGCACCGGCTTTACATTGCTGACGCCTGAAACAGCTACTCACGGCGTATTTCTCTCCCCCAACAGGGAATACTTTATCGACCATTTCTCCACGATAAACCAGGGCCCGAAAACGATCGTAAGAAGTACTTCAGGCAAGTTCATCATGGAAGCCTACCAGCCCGATCTCACAGCATTATATGCATCAGGCTGGCAGGCGCCGGAACCTTTTGTAGTAAAAGCAGCTGACGGTATCACAGACCTGTATGGTCTTATGTGGAAGCCTTTCCATTTCGATTCTACCCGCAAATACCCCATCATATCGCAGGTATACCCAGGTCCGCAGATAGAAACTGTTTGGACAGAATTCACTGTAACAGACAGGTATAACAATACAGCCCTGGCGCAGGTAGGTTTTATAGTAGTATGTATGGGGCACAGAGGCAACTCCCCTATTCGTAACGCCGCCTATTACAAATATGGTTATGGGAACCTTAGAGACAATGCGCTGGAAGATGACAAGTATGGCCTGGAACAACTGGCACGCCGGTTTAGCTTTATCGACTCCACGCGTGTAGGCATATTTGGTCATTCGGGAGGCGGTATGATGACAGTTGCCGCCATGGGCACTTATCCTGATTTCTATAAAGCGGGTGTAGCTTCGTCCGGCAATCACGACAATACCATCTACAACCGAACCTGGGGTGAGAGCTACCAGGGCTTCAGCAAGCCATTTGCCAAAAACCAGGCGCTTGCTAAGAATATCACCGGCCCGTTACTGCTGGTGGCCGGTGAGGCCGATGCCAATGTAAACCCGGCACACACTATGCGTATGTCGGATGCCCTGATACAGGCAGGTAAAGATTTTGACCTGCTTATCTTACCTGGGCAGTCACATACCTACGAGGGAGTGTATAAGCGTTATTACGAGCATCGTTTGCGCAAATTCTTTGCAGCACATTTATTGAAATAAGGTCAAAAGCACTTCAACCCTTACCCGAACCAACAAGTGAGAGGCCGTATCGTATTTACGATATGGCCTTTTTATTCCAGCGCATATCGCACCCTGAAACAGGTTAGCAGATAAAGAGCTTACCATCTATCATCAACCTCCTGGCTTAGATTTAAAAAGGCCTATTTTTACGCCTTCAAATACCCATCGATGAAAATAGCGGTAGCTTCTCCCAGATATCCAGGGACCATTGAAGAAGGTCTGTCACAGGTAAATACGCTCGCTAAAATTGCAGCACAGGATGGCGCTGTCATTGTTTGCTTTCCTGAGACATATATCCCGGGTTACCCGTTGCCGGGTCAACCACATACCCGTTTATCGCAAGCGGAATTGAATACAGCCTTTCAAATGGCTTGCAGTATTGCTGCGGACAATAACATTGCCCTCATCTTACCTATGGACTGGTATGAAGGTGAACAATTTCTGAACGTGGCACAGGTTATCGGCCCGGACGGCAGCAGCCTTGGCTACCAGGCGAAAGTACAGCTAGATCCTTCTGAAGACGCCATCTGGGATGCCGGGCACGAGCGAAAGTTATTCGAGGTTAACGGGCTTGTATTCGGTATATCTATCTGCCATGAAGGCTTCCGCTATCCCGAAACCGTACGGTGGGCGGCCAGGCAGGGTGCGCAGATCGTTTTTCATCCGCATTTTGCTGGCAGTGATAAAGAAGGATACACACCGGAAACATGGGGAAGCATGCAACAACCTTATTACGAAAAAGCCATGATGATGCGGGCGCTGGAAAACACCATCTATTTCGCGAGTTCCAACTATTATACAAAGTATCCCGAATCGGCCTCATCGCTATTGGCTCCCGATGGCAGCCTTATTGCACATCAACCATATACAGAAAGCGGTGTATTCACCTGTGCTATCGACCTAAGCCTGGCAACAGGGATCCTGGCCAAGAGATGGAAAGCCATATGAAAACTAATTGCTCCGGGGATGTAAAATGCTCTTTTGGTTCAGGTCAATTTTGTCCCGCGGGCTGCTTATGATCATTATAAATTCTTCTATCGAAGCGACTAATGCCACGATGCTTACAACTGCCAGTAACGACTTGTTTGCTGCCAGTAACACTACCGGCAACAAGAACACAAGTAATCCCGCTGTTTTATTGGCTATCGTATGAATCATAATCAGCCTTTTATACTTAACAAACCCAACGATTATATTCAAGATTCTCAGTAAAAAAACTACAGCAATAACAGTTATATAAGAAAGCATCACATTACCATGCTCTGCCACCAGGTATATGACAAGAATAACAAAATAGAACAGGTCTCCAATTGAATCCAGGCGGGCGCCTGCCGATGATTGCACCTTATACTTTCTTGCGATCGTTCCGTCCAATATATCCGTTAATCCTGCGACGCCATACACCACTAAAAATGCCGGCGTATGCTCAAAGAGAAAGAGCAGGCTAACGGAGAGCAGTATCCTGGCTGCCGATAAAAGGTTAGGAATATATTTTACATTGATCATCTACTCAGTTAAACGATTGCCTGAAATCCAGGGGAGAGGTGTTTGTTTTTGCTTTAAATAATTTACTAAAAGACTGCGGATGTTCAAATCCCAATTCGTAGGCTATTTCACTTACCGACAAGTCTGTAGTGGACAGTTTTTCTTTTGCTTTTTCTATGAGTTTATCATGAATATGCTGCTGGGTACTCTGTCCTGTCAATGTCTTCAACAAACCACTCAAATATCCCGGAGATACATTCAGTTCCGCTGCTATCAACTGTACAGAAGGCAGTCCTTTCGAGGCCAGTGCAGCATCATTGAAATAAGCATCGAGCATTTCTTCCAGGCGGGTCAGTATTGTATGGCTCGCCACTTTTCTTGTGAGAAACTGCCGCTGGTAAAACCGTTCGCTGTAAGTAAGCAGCAGTTCCAGTTGCGCAATAATCAGCTCCTGGCTGAATTTGTCGATATTGGCCTGGTATTCCTGCCGGATATTCTGCACGATCGTCTTTATTGTAGCTTCTTCCTTATCGGAAAGAAAAAGGCCTTCATGAACGGCATAGTCAAAGTATTCGTATTTCTTTATCTTTTTTGCCAACGGCGTATTCCATAAAAAATCAGGGTGTACCAACAAGATCCATCCCTCATTGCGGGTAGTAGCGTTATCGTCGTGCGGCACTTCTACCCGTAAGACCTGCGAAGGCGCCATAAAAAACATGACGCCTTCGTCGAAGTCACATAACTGCTGGCCATATTTTAAACGGGTATTCGCGCCACGTTTAACAGAAATAGAATAAAAATCAAAGAACCAGTTGATAGGATTATTATCGGTAGAATGCTTAATGGCAGCATAATCTATCACGCTTATCAAAGGGTGTTCCGGTTGAGGAAGCCCTCTTAAACGATGAAACTCCGTTATGGTTTTGATCCTATATGTTTTACCTTCTGCCACGTTTACGAATATAAATTATTGTTTATTATAAACCGCGGCAAACTCTGCGGCAAAGTCACTGATCTTCGTTTTGCTCAATACCGGCCTGTTTTTATAGTAGTCTTCCAGCAATTTACCATTATGGATACTGGCATTCATTTTTACCAATCCTTCGGCAACAGCCGGGTTGATGCCTGCCGCTTTCATACCCTTCTCCTGCTCTTCATCGGACACGACGATCCATTTCAAACCTGGTTTACCAATTGCATCGCCCAGCAATGCGGCTATTTCATTACAGCTAATTTCTTCGCTGGCTACATAACGTATTTTTCTGCCATTGAACGTACCGGTCAGTTCTTCTGCAACTGCGGCTGCGATATCGGATGGAGCCACCCAGGGACAGACATCGTTTTCTCCATAGTTGGAAATGATAACACCGCTTGCTTTTATCAAAGGCAGGAATGCATATAAATTATAATAAAATGCAGTTGGACGCATGGTAGTTACAGCAACAGACGCCGGCAGGGATTCGAATAACTTTTCTACTTTATTGTGCATAATGAGCAATCCACTGTCTTTTTCCATATTGCCGCCGATACTGCTAAGATGCACCACTTGTGTTACGCCTGACTGCAGAATGGCCTGTACATAGTTCTCTCCCACCTTTATGTAGTGTGTTTGAATATCGAAAGCCGGATCGAGGTAATTGCCTGGCGGTATCATACAATACACTGCATCTGCACCTCTGAAAGTTTCTGTAAGAAAAGCAACATCTTCCAGCGTGCCGATAGCTGCCGTGGCTCCTATTTCTTCAATCTCCTGCTGTTTAGCGGGGTTACTGCTTATTACTTTAACGGCATGTCCTTTTTCAACCAATTCTGCAGTAAGCGGCTTGCTGATATGGCCTAACGATCCTGTTATTACAATTTTCATAATACTGATTTTTTGACTTTACAAAAGTCAGTATTGCCAAAGTAACGGACGTAGCCAGATCTCAGATTGTTGTAGCCGAAACCTATACAAGTTCCGGCTGTTATTCCTGCTATTCTCCGTACATTTCCGGGCAATATATCAGGATGCCATTTACCTTTTCACACCCGGCCATCGTTTTGCCACTGGGTTATCTCAGCAGGCGATATATTTCCATTACCGGCCTTATCATTGGCAGTATGGCGCCCGATTTCGAGTATTTCATGCGAATGAGGGTTCATAGCCGTTTCAGTCATACCCTGCCGGGGCTTTTCTTATTCGATCTTCCGCTGGGGATTCTGCTCGCCTTCCTGTTTCATACTATTGTCCGGAATCAGCTCATCGGGCATCTACCTTATTTCCTGCAATCGCGGTTTACCGTATTTGAGCCATTCGACTGGCATCAGCGTTTCAGGAAAGCCTGGCCTGTTGTTGCGCTATCCATTATAGCCGGGGCTGCTTCGCACGTGTTATGGGATGCGTTTACCCATGAAACCGGTTATTTTGTAAGCATCTTTCCTGTACTCAGCAGCAGTATCGAGGTTTCGGGCATCCGGCTGCCTGTGCTTAAAGTGCTGCAACATGGCAGCAGCTTCATTGGGATGCTTGTGATCGTTTTCACTATTCTAAAAATGCCGGCCACCGTACAAAACAAGCGAATCGTCAGTGCCCGGTACTGGATAGCCATCATCCTACTGACGCTGCTTATCGTTGTGCTGCGGTTTTCGGGTGGGATACATTATAATGAATACGGGAATATGGTCGTTACCCTGATTTCTGCTTTCCTGATTTCTCTTGTGTTGATCTCCGCTATAACCAGAAAATCCCGGTTTGCTTAGTCATTCCCCGATTTTATGATCAAAAACAGCAGAAAAAAGATCGGAAAACAATAATTTGCCGCCCGTGAAATACTTACCCGGAACCCATATCATCGCATCGCTGGAGACAGCTGATATTGCTTTGCTGACTACCCATGAGGCCTTTCAGCAGGAAATAAACAGGCTTATTGCCAGTTATGACCTGCATAACCTGGGAGCGGTGTATCATAATTTTTCGCCTGCCGGTTTTACAGCCGTCATTTGCCTGAGTGAAAGTCATATTTCGATACATACCTGGCCGGAGTTCGGAAAGGTTAATTTAGACATCTACCTGAGTAACTATAAACGCTGCAACGACGGCACCGTGCAGGCTATTTATGAGGCGCTGGTCACCTTTTTCAAAGCCCGCGTGCTTCAACATCACAACCTTAACCGATAGCAATGGGAAGTATTTCTGGTTTGTATGAATGTATTTCCTGCCGGCACCCTTTCAGTTTCCGACATGCCGATTCGCAGTTGCTGGTTTGTCCTTCGTGTTATACTCCCCACCAAAGGAACGAGAATGACAAACTGGTTGCGAAAGCCATCCTGGTAGTACAATATCATAACGACATCATCAAAGTTGGCACCACAGGCTCATGGAGAAAGATAAACTTTGAGGTTATTGGCAGGATACGTTACTGGCTGGGCGATGGTGCATTGAACTACTGGACCTTGCTGGCAGATGATAGCAGGCTTTATTATCTCGCAGAAAGCTATGGCGTGTACAGCATACTCGAAAAATACGAGGACATCCCCCGGATCAATCTAAACGAACTCAATAAAGCGGGCGATACCACACTTATCAACGGCAGTACCAGGGCTACGCTCGACAAACGCTGTTCGTGTATCCATTATGAAATAGAAGGAGAAGTATGGGATCTGTTTCAACAAAGTAATCAGACCTTTTACGATCTTAATGCCGCAACAGGGCAAAACATATCTGTTGCTACAAACGCTGATGGCTTTACAGCTTTCAGGGTACACGACTGCAGTTTTGAATCGCTCAAGCTTCAGCATCTTGATGAAGGGCCTCCAACGCCCAAGCTCTTTAAGTGTCCGCGCTGCCACGACGAGATAACCATTAAAACATTTCCTTATGCCCAGAGTTATGGTTGTAGCTGTGGCGCAAAGCTGCAACTGGCGCATAGTTCCGGTTTGCAGGAAGCGGGGCAGTTTAAGCCCCGAAAATATACCCCTGATATAGCGCCAGGGAAAACAGGCATCATCAAGGGGATCAACTATGAAGTAATAGGATTTTCCGTAAAACGGGATACCACGCAGGATGAAGGAGAATGGCGGGAATATGTGCTTTATAACAGGCAGGAAGGCTATGCTTTTCTCAACGAGTATGAGGGGAACTGGATATACAGCCGGGAAAAGGGTGAAGCGCCGGCAGAAGCGGCTGAAAGATCCAGCCATGACTTCATTTACCGGGGTACTCATTTTCGCCTGTACAACAGGTATGGCTATAAGATAAGGGAGATGCAGGGGGAATACCCCGGGAAAGTATTTGGCCTGAGTTATGCCTATGAGTTTATTGCTCCCCCGTTGATGTGGGTAGCAGAGCGGGAAAGCGAGGTTTCGGTGTGTTATTTCCAGGCGGAATATATTTCCAGGGAAGATGTGCTGCATGCGTTTTCTGTGCCGCTGCCCGACAGCAGGGAAATGGGCGTGCTTTCTCCCCCATTTCTGAAACCTTCACTCGTTCTAAAAAAAGCTATCATAGCGGCGGGCGTGCTATTGCTGGTGCATCTTATTTTCAGTCTGACACGCGAAAACGGGCATGTATTAACCGAAAGCTATTCCCTTCCCGATACAGCGACTGTACAGTCGCCGGTATTTGTAACAGGATCATTTACCCTGCCCAACTGGCGCAACAACCTTGAGATTACGACCACGGCCAGTGTATCGAACGACTGGATGGATATAGATTACGAGGTAGTAAACACGCAAACCGGTGAAGAATACGGGCTATCGCAGGAGGTATCGTATTATGCGGGTTATGAAGACGGTGAAAGCTGGACGGAGGGAGGAACAACCTCTTCTCCCGATGTCATAAGCAATTTACCCGCAGGGCAGTATTTTATACGTATACAGCATACGGGTTCCGGTTCTCTTTTCGGCCCTAAGCATTTCCAGGTAACAGTGAACCGGAATGTGGCTGTTCACTCAAATTTTTTCCTGTTCCTGGTATTAGTATTATTGTGGCCCACCTATGCCTATTTAAGATCGTATTGGACCGACAGGCGCAGGTGGTATAACAGTGAATTTTCGCCTTATGAATATGAATAATTTTTTCCGGGACAGCCGGTCGCCTCTATATCCTTTCCGCTGGTTCATTGTGATAACGGCGGCACTGGTGATATGGGAGGCTTATGCCGACTATACCGGCTGGCGTATTGCCAACATTTTAAATTCGGGTCAGCAATGGGGTTCGGGTCATTCGGGAGGCCGCACCGCCTATGGCTCAGGCGCCAGACATAAATAATCATTTAAACACGCTAATATGTACAATTACATCGTAAGTTCAGTGGTTTATTCATTTATAGGTATTGCCATTTTGTTCATAGCTTTTGCCATCGCCGAAGTATTAACGCCACGGCATAACCTTCGCAAAGAAATACTCGAAAATAAAAACATGGCGCTGGCTGTTCTGGCAGGCTTTTTCATGCTTTCCATCGCCATCATCATAGCTTCCGCGATCCATGGATAATGTAACAGAAACTTCGCCGAAAAAGGATAGTGCGCAATGGTTACTGCTGACGGCAGTTTTTATTATCGCCACCTGTGGACTCATTTACGAGCTGGTGGCGGGCACGCTCGCCAGTTATGTATTGGGCGATAGTGTCACACAGTTCAGTACGATCATAGGTGTTTACCTGTTTTCCATGGGTGTGGGTTCTTATCTCTCCAAATATTTCAACGGGAACCTCTTACGCTGGTTCATACAAATTGAATTGCTGGTAGGTATTATCGGAGGTTTCAGCTCGGCTATTCTTTTCATCACCTTTCCCCTGGCGGCTTCTTTCCGCCTTATCCTGTATGCCATCGTGTTTATTACAGGTGTTCTTGTAGGACTTGAGATACCGCTTTTAATGCGTTTATTACAGGACAGGGTTAGCTTTAAAGAACTGGTAAGCCGTGTATTCGCGGTAGACTATGTAGGGGCTTTACTGGCCTCACTGATCTTCCCGCTGTTGCTGGTGCCTTACCTGGGGCTTATACGTACTTCTCTTTTCTTCGGCATGCTCAATATCATCGTTGGGTGGTACCTGTTGTACCGGTTTAAAGGAGAAGTAAAACGGGCTGCTCTTATCAAAGTAATGGCGATTGCTTTCCTGCTAGCAGAGATCGCTGCTTTCGTCTGGTCCGATTCCATCATGAAATTAAGTGAGCAACTGCAATTCTCCGACAAAGTAGTTTATGCCACTTCGTCTTCGTACCAACGTATCGTGCTTACTCATAGCAGAAAAGAATTAAAGCTGTTTCTCAACGGTAACCTTCAGTTTTCGTCTGCCGATGAATACCGTTACCATGAAGCCCTGGTACATCCTGCCATGCAGGCATCTGGCAGTCCTAAACAAGTGTTGGTGATGGGCGGTGGCGACGGACTGGCCGTACGGGAAATACTAAAATATCCCTGCGTACAACATGTTACCCTGGTGGATCTCGACGCAGCCATGACGAAGCTGTTTACCTCGAACCCGATGCTTACCAGCATCAACAAACATTCCTTTTCCGATGGCCGTGTCAGCATTTATAACAAGGATGCTTTCATATGGTTAAGAGATAACCGGAAACAGTTCGATTGCATCATCATCGATTTTCCTGATCCTTCCAATTTTTCCGTCGGCAAACTTTATACATCTGCTTTTTATCAACTGGTGAAGAGGGCTTTATCGCCGGGCGGTTATGCTGTTATTCAAAGTACCTCTCCTTATGTAGCGCCCAGCAGTTTCTGGTGTGTGAGCGAAACACTG
This window encodes:
- a CDS encoding thioredoxin family protein is translated as MNKKLVTGAAMILWSTALFAQHRKIEFQSLTLAQACIKAAQENKLIFIDCYTSWCIPCKHMEANVFTVDSVADYFNSQFINLKMDMDKGEAVALGKKYQVGAYPSYLLVNKDSVLVSKFVGGMSAAEFISKTKAGTNPNNAVAVMNARYDAGERSSEFLRDYICQKIWLMEIAPAQKLNKDLMQQLSRADKAKPENWVLFGDNRYSLYLSDAGSENFNYLAEHWRDFSAIPRDTLNSKLSSIYRKIAGVFVAGRYNAKTNSEKYRPTDIPTYKKQIEGTELPDKKDLLLLMDISQAAVDKNTEKVTRLLAENVDTLSEKNKSIVFDYIAMCLSIPHYKYDGFGVIADRIVKTSTNPFLVNICKEYKQREIDLHAK
- a CDS encoding DPP IV N-terminal domain-containing protein; translation: MRNRWLIAGLTLITCYATAQKPAFDEAEKYDALQLQKLTGSLTPVPFFSADGKSFTFTVEAPVSKARQVYRVTPSAKTKEPAKDTPSSLPKTFKFYGTDTSPDRQWQLYAQDHNLYLKHEADSTGKALTSNGSLFNSYSSVAETNMNGHTPTNACWSKDSRYFCLIRKDNRRVPTMSVISSTSFGRPYLNTYKYEMPGDSIVAQYELYIGSIDADTLRKINIAKWPDQEVQITGSKLPEKEIYIIRRKRTRDEMELCAVNLETGVLRVVIHETSKPFINEDMFHEYIVNEGKDIIWWSDRSGWGHYYHYNSEGKLLNAITTGDWTAGKLAGIDTLKKCIYVYGYGREKGVNPYYAYLYKVNFDGTGFTLLTPETATHGVFLSPNREYFIDHFSTINQGPKTIVRSTSGKFIMEAYQPDLTALYASGWQAPEPFVVKAADGITDLYGLMWKPFHFDSTRKYPIISQVYPGPQIETVWTEFTVTDRYNNTALAQVGFIVVCMGHRGNSPIRNAAYYKYGYGNLRDNALEDDKYGLEQLARRFSFIDSTRVGIFGHSGGGMMTVAAMGTYPDFYKAGVASSGNHDNTIYNRTWGESYQGFSKPFAKNQALAKNITGPLLLVAGEADANVNPAHTMRMSDALIQAGKDFDLLILPGQSHTYEGVYKRYYEHRLRKFFAAHLLK
- a CDS encoding carbon-nitrogen hydrolase family protein, translated to MKIAVASPRYPGTIEEGLSQVNTLAKIAAQDGAVIVCFPETYIPGYPLPGQPHTRLSQAELNTAFQMACSIAADNNIALILPMDWYEGEQFLNVAQVIGPDGSSLGYQAKVQLDPSEDAIWDAGHERKLFEVNGLVFGISICHEGFRYPETVRWAARQGAQIVFHPHFAGSDKEGYTPETWGSMQQPYYEKAMMMRALENTIYFASSNYYTKYPESASSLLAPDGSLIAHQPYTESGVFTCAIDLSLATGILAKRWKAI
- a CDS encoding CDP-alcohol phosphatidyltransferase family protein produces the protein MINVKYIPNLLSAARILLSVSLLFLFEHTPAFLVVYGVAGLTDILDGTIARKYKVQSSAGARLDSIGDLFYFVILVIYLVAEHGNVMLSYITVIAVVFLLRILNIIVGFVKYKRLIMIHTIANKTAGLLVFLLPVVLLAANKSLLAVVSIVALVASIEEFIMIISSPRDKIDLNQKSILHPRSN
- a CDS encoding helix-turn-helix domain-containing protein; this encodes MAEGKTYRIKTITEFHRLRGLPQPEHPLISVIDYAAIKHSTDNNPINWFFDFYSISVKRGANTRLKYGQQLCDFDEGVMFFMAPSQVLRVEVPHDDNATTRNEGWILLVHPDFLWNTPLAKKIKKYEYFDYAVHEGLFLSDKEEATIKTIVQNIRQEYQANIDKFSQELIIAQLELLLTYSERFYQRQFLTRKVASHTILTRLEEMLDAYFNDAALASKGLPSVQLIAAELNVSPGYLSGLLKTLTGQSTQQHIHDKLIEKAKEKLSTTDLSVSEIAYELGFEHPQSFSKLFKAKTNTSPLDFRQSFN
- a CDS encoding NmrA family NAD(P)-binding protein, encoding MKIVITGSLGHISKPLTAELVEKGHAVKVISSNPAKQQEIEEIGATAAIGTLEDVAFLTETFRGADAVYCMIPPGNYLDPAFDIQTHYIKVGENYVQAILQSGVTQVVHLSSIGGNMEKDSGLLIMHNKVEKLFESLPASVAVTTMRPTAFYYNLYAFLPLIKASGVIISNYGENDVCPWVAPSDIAAAVAEELTGTFNGRKIRYVASEEISCNEIAALLGDAIGKPGLKWIVVSDEEQEKGMKAAGINPAVAEGLVKMNASIHNGKLLEDYYKNRPVLSKTKISDFAAEFAAVYNKQ
- a CDS encoding DUF4184 family protein, which encodes MPFTFSHPAIVLPLGYLSRRYISITGLIIGSMAPDFEYFMRMRVHSRFSHTLPGLFLFDLPLGILLAFLFHTIVRNQLIGHLPYFLQSRFTVFEPFDWHQRFRKAWPVVALSIIAGAASHVLWDAFTHETGYFVSIFPVLSSSIEVSGIRLPVLKVLQHGSSFIGMLVIVFTILKMPATVQNKRIVSARYWIAIILLTLLIVVLRFSGGIHYNEYGNMVVTLISAFLISLVLISAITRKSRFA
- a CDS encoding S-adenosylmethionine decarboxylase family protein; translation: MKYLPGTHIIASLETADIALLTTHEAFQQEINRLIASYDLHNLGAVYHNFSPAGFTAVICLSESHISIHTWPEFGKVNLDIYLSNYKRCNDGTVQAIYEALVTFFKARVLQHHNLNR
- a CDS encoding DUF4178 domain-containing protein produces the protein MGSISGLYECISCRHPFSFRHADSQLLVCPSCYTPHQRNENDKLVAKAILVVQYHNDIIKVGTTGSWRKINFEVIGRIRYWLGDGALNYWTLLADDSRLYYLAESYGVYSILEKYEDIPRINLNELNKAGDTTLINGSTRATLDKRCSCIHYEIEGEVWDLFQQSNQTFYDLNAATGQNISVATNADGFTAFRVHDCSFESLKLQHLDEGPPTPKLFKCPRCHDEITIKTFPYAQSYGCSCGAKLQLAHSSGLQEAGQFKPRKYTPDIAPGKTGIIKGINYEVIGFSVKRDTTQDEGEWREYVLYNRQEGYAFLNEYEGNWIYSREKGEAPAEAAERSSHDFIYRGTHFRLYNRYGYKIREMQGEYPGKVFGLSYAYEFIAPPLMWVAERESEVSVCYFQAEYISREDVLHAFSVPLPDSREMGVLSPPFLKPSLVLKKAIIAAGVLLLVHLIFSLTRENGHVLTESYSLPDTATVQSPVFVTGSFTLPNWRNNLEITTTASVSNDWMDIDYEVVNTQTGEEYGLSQEVSYYAGYEDGESWTEGGTTSSPDVISNLPAGQYFIRIQHTGSGSLFGPKHFQVTVNRNVAVHSNFFLFLVLVLLWPTYAYLRSYWTDRRRWYNSEFSPYEYE
- a CDS encoding DUF350 domain-containing protein, with translation MYNYIVSSVVYSFIGIAILFIAFAIAEVLTPRHNLRKEILENKNMALAVLAGFFMLSIAIIIASAIHG
- a CDS encoding polyamine aminopropyltransferase encodes the protein MDNVTETSPKKDSAQWLLLTAVFIIATCGLIYELVAGTLASYVLGDSVTQFSTIIGVYLFSMGVGSYLSKYFNGNLLRWFIQIELLVGIIGGFSSAILFITFPLAASFRLILYAIVFITGVLVGLEIPLLMRLLQDRVSFKELVSRVFAVDYVGALLASLIFPLLLVPYLGLIRTSLFFGMLNIIVGWYLLYRFKGEVKRAALIKVMAIAFLLAEIAAFVWSDSIMKLSEQLQFSDKVVYATSSSYQRIVLTHSRKELKLFLNGNLQFSSADEYRYHEALVHPAMQASGSPKQVLVMGGGDGLAVREILKYPCVQHVTLVDLDAAMTKLFTSNPMLTSINKHSFSDGRVSIYNKDAFIWLRDNRKQFDCIIIDFPDPSNFSVGKLYTSAFYQLVKRALSPGGYAVIQSTSPYVAPSSFWCVSETLRSVGFTTVPYHNYVPSFGEWGYIMASMRQDYQVPDTFAIPVRYMSKPVMQQMLFFPEDMKPTAPVTVNRLNNQALVEYFEKEWSHYSDQ